The stretch of DNA CGGTCCCGCCGGGCCGGGACACCGCACGGCGGGCTGGTGGGGTGACGTCGTGGGACCCGGTCTGGCGATCGACACCGACCGGTGGTTCGTCGTCGCACCGAACATGCTCGGCGGGTGCCAGGGCACGACCGGTCCGTCGTCGGTCGCGCCCGACGGTGTGGAGTGGGGCTCGCGCTTCCCGTTCGTGACCGTGCGCGACCAGGTCGCCGTGCAGGCCCAGCTGGCCGACACGCTCGGCATCGACGTCTTCGCCGCCGTCGTCGGCGGATCGATGGGCGGCATGCACGCACTCGAGTTCGCCGTGGCGCACCCGTCCCGGGTCGCCCGGCTCGCCGTCCTGGCATCGACCGCGCAGACGACGGCCGACCAGATCGCGGCGAACTCGCTGCAGCGTGCGGCGATCCAGACCGACCCCGCCTACAACGGTGGCGACTACTACGAGGCCGATGCCGGCGAGGGACCGCACCGCGGCCTGTCGCTCGCCCGGCGGATGGCACTCATGACCTACCGGGCCCCCGACGAGCTCAACGGCCGGTTCGCCCGGTCGTGGCAGAGCGACGTCTCCCCGCTCGGCGACGACGGCCGGTTCTCGGTGGAGAGCTACCTCGACTTCCACGGCAACCGGT from Curtobacterium sp. SGAir0471 encodes:
- the metX gene encoding homoserine O-acetyltransferase MetX — encoded protein: MDWQTIPEDSVPSTLVPGTELGTLGKPPVTGAWRPGDHPGARQFAALGEQWVRGGRIPSVRVAYETWGELNDARDNAVLLLHAMTGDSHVAGPAGPGHRTAGWWGDVVGPGLAIDTDRWFVVAPNMLGGCQGTTGPSSVAPDGVEWGSRFPFVTVRDQVAVQAQLADTLGIDVFAAVVGGSMGGMHALEFAVAHPSRVARLAVLASTAQTTADQIAANSLQRAAIQTDPAYNGGDYYEADAGEGPHRGLSLARRMALMTYRAPDELNGRFARSWQSDVSPLGDDGRFSVESYLDFHGNRFTRRFDASSYVALTHAMDSHDVGAGRGGVSAALASVTARTLVVGVSSDRLFPLEDQHRIAAGIPDTLDGDRAAVLDSEFGHDGFLIEHEAVGAHLRRLLA